A single window of Salvia splendens isolate huo1 chromosome 8, SspV2, whole genome shotgun sequence DNA harbors:
- the LOC121744665 gene encoding putative disease resistance protein RGA3, giving the protein MGMSGIGNTADANFVYCDGSINFHLKIWVSVSVGFDVIWITKCMIEYATLAPCNLSDLPPLQRVLENIPYCKKILLVLDDYWSENCDEWDALSRKGLSESVLEEPPTITVEGVDSKFKVADLHSTQIDSKLFSHLKFLKVLGLSGAKLTVLVESMTKLEYLRYLNLSDSDNPIAKLPVSMCSLLLLQILKLRDCPNLTELPKHMTRLTNLRHVVLDEDTIQRMPPEFGKLTQLQHLSVYVSSKDSGCGIVELKDLNCLRRSLHIRNIEVVTPA; this is encoded by the exons ATGGGAATGAGTGGAATTGGGAATACAGCTGATGCAAATTTTGTGTACTGTGATGGTAGCATAAATTTTCATCTGAAAATATGGGTCTCTGTCTCTGTGGGCTTTGATGTGATTTGGATAACAAAATGTATGATTGAGTATGCCACACTTGCTCCTTGCAATTTATCAGATTTGCCACCTCTTCAACGTGTACTTGAAAACATTCCGTACTGCAAGAAAATTCTGTTAGTCCTAGATGACTATTGGAGTGAAAATTGTGATGAATGGGATGCTCTCTCGAGAAAGGGCCTTTCAGAGTCGGTGCTCGAGGAA CCACCAACCATTACTGTTGAAGGGGTCGATTCAAAATTCAAGGTTGCGGACCTTCATTCAACACAGATCGATTCCAAGTTATTCTCACATTTGAAGTTTTTGAAAGTCTTGGGATTGAGTGGTGCTAAACTAACTGTGCTTGTGGAGTCAATGACCAAATTGGAGTATCTTCGCTACCTTAACCTCTCTGACTCTGACAACCCAATTGCTAAACTTCCAGTCTCTATGTGTAGCCTTTTGCTTTTACAGATTCTGAAGTTAAGAGATTGCCCCAATCTTACTGAGTTGCCGAAGCATATGACTCGGCTTACGAATTTGAGACATGTTGTTCTGGATGAGGATACGATTCAACGCATGCCACCAGAATTTGGTAAATTAACTCAACTCCAGCATCTCTCAGTTTATGTCAGTAGTAAGGACAGTGGTTGTGGCATTGTAGAACTGAAGGACCTGAACTGCCTTAGGCGGTCACTTCACATAAGGAATATTGAAGTTGTAACTCCAGCATGA
- the LOC121745224 gene encoding ATP-dependent Clp protease proteolytic subunit-related protein 1, chloroplastic-like, which yields MASSSLLLSPLSSTASLDNREQAASSAFLHNPKLLFAAKTRKSAIRRCGFKSPVARKSLDHIPKQFRHENLKDGLMENYKNAPQYLYGLSPSQMDMFMTEDNPVRRQSEKVTEESISSACNYLNNGGMWSTTGMNGRGPSKYSMSVSMYRGGARGSGRPRTAPPDLPSLLLDARIVYLGMPIVPAVTELLVAQFMWLDYDSPTKPIYLYINSSGTQNEKMETVGSETEAYAIADTMAYCKADVYTVNCGMAYGQAAMLLSLGAEGYRGLQPNSSTKLYLPKVNRSSGAVIDMWIKAKELEANTEYYLELLAKGIGKPQEEIEKDIQRPKYFQAQEAIDYGIADKIITSQDSAFEKRNYEELLAQSKAMRRAAAGPQAAPSGFR from the exons ATGGCGTCTTCTTCTCTCCTACTCTCGCCTCTCTCATCCACTGCTTCCTTAGACAACCGTGAGCAGGCCGCGAGCTCTGCTTTTCTGCACAATCCCAAGCTCCTATTCGCAGCTAAGACCCGTAAAAGCGCGATTCGGAGATGTGGATTCAAGTCTCCGGTAGCTCGCAAATCTCTCGACCATATACCCAAACAGTTTCGCCACGAAAATCTCAAAGATGGCT TGATGGAAAATTACAAGAATGCGCCTCAGTATCTATATGGCCTTTCACCATCGCAGATGGATATGTTCATGACAGAAGATAACCCTGTCCGTCGACAGTCAGAAAAAGTCACAGAG gaAAGCATTTCATCAGCCTGCAATTACTTGAATAATGGTGGAATGTGGAGCACAACTGGCATGAATGGAAGAGGACCCTCTAAGTATAGCATGAGTGTAAGCATGTACCGCGGAGGGGCCAGAGGATCTGGAAGGCCTAGAACAGCTCCTCCTGATTTGCCATCTTTGCTATTGGATGCCCGGATCGTCTATCTGGGGATGCCG ATAGTACCAGCTGTTACCGAGCTTCTTGTTGCTCAATTTATGTGGTTGGATTATGACAGCCCAACAAAGCCAATATATCTGTATATCAACTCTTCTGGCACCCAG AATGAGAAGATGGAGACTGTTGGATCTGAAACTGAGGCCTATGCAATTGCTGACACTATGGCT TATTGCAAAGCAGATGTCTACACTGTGAATTGTGGAATGGCATACGGACAAGCAGCAATGCTTCTTTCTCTTGGAGCCGAAGGCTATCGCGGATTACAGCCAAACTCATCCA CAAAACTGTACCTTCCAAAAGTAAATAGATCGAGTGGAGCTGTCATTGACATGTGGATCAAG GCAAAAGAACTAGAAGCAAACACGGAATATTACCTCGAACTCTTAGCCAAAGGAATAGGAAAACCACAGGAGGAGATTGAGAAAGACATCCAACGCCCAAAATATTTCCAAGCACAGGAGGCCATTGACTATGGCATTGCTGACAAGATCATTACTTCTCAGGATTCCGCCTTTGAGAAACGG AACTATGAAGAGCTGCTAGCGCAGTCCAAAGCGATGAGAAGAGCTGCAGCAGGCCCTCAAGCAGCTCCATCGGGGTTTAGGTAA